The following proteins are co-located in the Tripterygium wilfordii isolate XIE 37 chromosome 2, ASM1340144v1, whole genome shotgun sequence genome:
- the LOC120012019 gene encoding endoglucanase 24-like, protein MKNLCCFLLLLLLLFLQLSLLQSSSHDYNDALSKAIQFFEGQRSGFLPNDQRVNWRANSGLSDGWMYNTDLTGGYYDAGDNVKFGFPMAFTTTMLAWSVIEFGDSMPSSERRNALVAIRWATDYLLKTVSQPNRIFVQVGDPNADHSCWERPEDMDTPRTVYAVDAPNPASDVAGETAAAFAASSMAFRSSDPGYSDTLLRSAIKAFQLADTYRGAYSDNTNIRDGVCPFYCDFDGYQDELLWGAAWLRRASQDGSYLSYIENNGKTLGADDNINEFGWDNKHAGLNVLVSKEVLEGNMYSLESYKASADSFMCTLVPESSSSHIEYTPGGLIYKPGGSNLQHSTTISFLLLVYANYLGKTSQSLNCGNLMVGPNSLRQQAKKQVDYILGDNPMGLSYMVGYSDHYPQRIHHRGSSLPSIKDHAQFIACKEGSIYFNSTNPNSNVHVGALVGGPGEDDKYEDDRADFRKSEPTTYINAPFVGVLAYFAANPNFS, encoded by the exons ATGAAGAATCTCTGttgtttccttcttcttcttcttcttctatttcttcAACTATCATTGCTTCAATCGAGTAGTCACGACTACAACGACGCATTATCGAAGGCGATTCAGTTTTTCGAAGGCCAGAGGTCGGGATTTTTGCCGAATGACCAACGCGTGAATTGGCGGGCGAATTCGGGTCTCAGTGACGGCTGGATGTACAATACGGACTTGACTGGCGGTTACTACGACGCCGGCGACAACGTCAAGTTCGGATTTCCGATGGCATTCACCACCACAATGTTGGCGTGGAGTGTGATTGAATTTGGCGATTCCATGCCTTCCAGCGAGCGAAGGAATGCGTTGGTGGCGATTCGTTGGGCTACCGATTACTTGCTCAAAACTGTTTCGCAGCCGAATCGGATTTTCGTACAG GTGGGTGATCCAAATGCAGATCATAGTTGTTGGGAGAGACCAGAAGATATGGACACTCCGAGGACTGTCTATGCAGTTGATGCCCCGAACCCGGCCTCGGACGTTGCTGGTGAGACTGCAGCTGCCTTTGCTGCTTCATCCATGGCATTCCGGTCATCAGATCCGGGTTATTCGGATACATTATTGCGTAGTGCAATTAAGGCCTTCCAATTAGCAGACACTTACAGAGGAGCTTATAGTGACAATACTAACATTAGAGATGGTGTCTGCCCATTCTACTGTGACTTTGATGGATATCAA GATGAGCTCCTCTGGGGAGCAGCATGGCTAAGGAGGGCATCTCAAGATGGTTCTTACCTTAGTTACATAGAAAACAATGGCAAAACACTTGGAGCTGATGACAACATCAATGAATTTGGATGGGACAACAAGCATGCTGGCCTAAATGTTCTGGTTTCCAAG GAAGTCCTGGAAGGAAACATGTACTCGCTTGAATCCTACAAAGCATCAGCAGATAGCTTCATGTGCACGTTAGTACCAGAATCCTCATCTTCCCACATAGAGTACACCCCTGGTGGCCTCATATACAAGCCAGGAGGAAGTAACCTTCAACATTCCACTACAATTTcattccttctacttgtttatgCCAATTACCTTGGAAAAACATCACAATCTCTCAATTGTGGCAACTTAATGGTCGGTCCAAATTCGCTCCGTCAACAGGCCAAGAAGCAAGTTGATTACATTCTAGGTGATAATCCTATGGGATTATCTTACATGGTGGGTTATAGTGATCACTATCCGCAACGCATTCATCACCGTGGCTCGTCCTTACCGTCAATCAAGGATCATGCACAGTTCATTGCTTGCAAAGAAGGTTCAATTTACTTCAACTCAACAAATCCCAACTCCAATGTACATGTTGGAGCTCTGGTGGGTGGACCTGGAGAGGATGATAAGTATGAAGATGATAGGGCTGATTTTAGGAAGTCCGAGCCTACGACTTACATCAATGCACCATTTGTTGGTGTGCTTGCTTATTTTGCAGCAAATCCTAATTTCAGTTAG
- the LOC120013275 gene encoding zinc finger protein GIS2-like, whose product MNSDSRSRIRSRSPMDRKIRSERFSYHDAPYRRDSNRGFSQSNLCNNCNRPGHFARECTNVSLCHNCGLPGHIASECTTKSLCWNCREPGHMASDCTNEGICHTCGKAGHRARECTVPLMPPGELRLCNNCYKQGHIAADCTNEKACKNCRKTGHLARDCPNEPTCNLCNVAGHMARQCPKANILGDRGSIGGGGSVRGGGVHGGSYRDIVCRNCQQLGHMSRECMAPLMICHNCGGRGHLAYECPSGRFMDRYSRRY is encoded by the exons ATGAATTCTGATAGCAGAAGCCGAATCCGGAGCAGAAGCCCAATGGATCGTAAGATCCGGTCTGAACGCTTTTCGTATCATGATGCACCTTATAGAAGAGATTCAAATCGGGGCTTCAG CCAAAGCAATCTGTGCAATAATTGCAATCGACCTGGTCATTTTGCCAGAGAGTGTACTAATGTGTCATTGTGTCACAACTGTGGCCTTCCCGG GCATATTGCTTCAGAATGCACTACGAAGTCTTTGTGTTGGAACTGCCGGGAACCTGGCCACATGGCCAGTGACTGTACAAATGAAGGCATATGCCACACTTGTGGCAAGGCTGGACATCGTGCCAGAGAATGCACTGTACCACTGATGCCACCTGGAGAATTGAGGTTGTGTAACAACTGCTATAAGCAAGGTCATATTGCAGCTGATTGTACCAACGAAAAAGCATGCAAAAATTGCAGAAAGACTGGTCACTTGGCGCGTGATTGTCCGAATGAACCCACCTGTAACTTGTGCAATGTGGCAGGGCATATGGCTAGACAATGCCCAAAAGCTAACATTCTTGGAGATCGTGGCAGCATTGGCGGCGGTGGCAGTGTTCGTGGTGGAGGTGTTCATGGGGGGAGTTACCGTGACATTGTTTGTAGAAATTGCCAGCAGTTGGGGCACATGAGTAGGGAGTGCATGGCGCCATTGATGATCTGTCACAACTGTGGAGGAAGAGGACATTTGGCATATGAATGTCCATCTGGGCGGTTTATGGATCGCTATTCTCGGAGGTATTGA